A window of Pullulanibacillus sp. KACC 23026 genomic DNA:
CCTGCCGATAGCCTAGATCAGCAGGGAGACTGGGGGGAGCAGGTTTGGCAGACTAATGGAGATCAGGTCTATGAAGGGGTCTTTGATAAGAGTATGCCAGACCTTAACTATGACAATCCAGTTGTCCGTCAGCAAGTGATTAAGATTGGTCAATATTGGCTGAAGAATGATGGTGTTGACGGCTATCGTTTAGATGCGGCGATGCATATTTATTCAAACTGGCAGTATCCCGACGCCGCAGAAAAAAATGCCCAATGGTGGACTGAGTTCTATGATGCGATGAAACAGGTGAATCCGAAAACATACCTAGTAGGGGAGGTATGGGATGACCCAACTGTTATCGCTCCTTATTTGAAGAGTGCTCTTACTTCGGGATTTAATTTTGACTTGTCGACTCAGATTCTTGATGCGGCAAAATCGGAATCAGATAACGGCTTGGTATCGAGGCTTGAGGCCATCCGATCATTGTATGCCAAGCAAAATTCTGATTTTAAGGATTCAACATTTATTACGAACCATGACATGGACCGAACCATGAGTCAGTTGAATGATAATGTGAATGATGCCAAAATGGCGGCATCACTTCTATTGACGCTGCCAGGCAACCCGTTTATTTATTATGGCGAGGAGATCGGCATGCAGGGAAGCGGACCCGATGAGGCCAAACGTGAGCCGTTTATTTGGTCATCTGATCCAAATGATAAAACCACGACGTCTTGGGAGCCGACAGGAGTAAACGATACAGGCAAGATAGCTCTGAATGTAGAAGAAAAAGATCCGAATTCTATGTACAATTGGTACAAAAACTTGATCTATGCCCGCCGCTCAAGTCCAATTTTGATGGATGGTGAGCTCCAAGATACGAATTATACAGTGGATGGACTCATTACGTTTAAACGTGTTCTTAATCAAAAGAGCTTGCTTGTCCTTACAAATATGACTGGAAAAGCGAAGTCTCTAAAGCTCTCAAAAGAAGATCGCTCGTACAAGAATGTGTATTTTGAGACGTCGAAAAAGGTGAAAACAGGAAAAACGATTAGTCTGCCAGCTTATTCAACTGTTATTCTATCTCCATAAGGGTTCCCAAAAAATCTAGCTTCTGCTCGTTAGCCAGACTTCTCCAATAGTGATCTCGCGTAATGGGTAAGGCGACGTCATCAAATAGTGATTCTCTCGTAAAGGGCAGGGCGACCTCATTCAGAGATGATTCCTTCTGTTGAGGTCTGTCCCCTTTCTAGTAAAAAATCCTTATATATCAAGGGTTTCAAAGATTTTATAAAAAAGTTAAAAAAACGCTTTCAAAATAGTTTCAAATGATTTATAATACAAATTGTACAAAGTGCAATCGTTTGCAAAGAAGTGATTAATTAAACGTTTATTTAATAAATGGCGGCGAATGCTAGTTTATTAAATAAAAAATAGGCTTTAGTGCAATCGTTTGCCAAAACCAAGGAGGAAACAATAGTGAACTTACAAAAAACAGTTAAAGTTTTAGCTAGTGGATTTATAGCTGTCACATTACTTGCTGCTTGTGGATCTAACAGCACCAGCAAATCTTCCGAGACTTCTACCAAAGCAAAAGATACAACCAAAACAGCTCAAACTGCAGAAGTTAAGCCGGAAGATGGTGCAAAATTAACGGTTTGGTACGACGATGGGGACAAAGGCTGGGCTACTAGTATTGCGAATCAATTCACTAAAAAATATGGGGTTAAAGTAACGCTTCAACAAGTGGCTTCAACTGATGCTCCGGCTAAAATGGAAAAAGATGCTTCAGCAGGTATTGGAGCCGACGTGTTCGTTGCGCCTCATGACCACACTGGTGAAATGGCATCTCAAGGTATTTTGTATCAAAATATGGATCCTGATTATTACAAGAAAAATGATATTTCTGCTGCTGTTACAGGGGTTTCTACAAATGATAAAGACGGTAAGTACACGATGTACGGTTATCCACTCTCCGTTGAAACTTATGCCTTATTCTATAATAAAGAATTAATGAAAAAAGAAGGGATTACTTCTGTTCCAACAACTTGGACCGAATTGTTTGCAGACGCTAAAAAGTTTAATGATGACACGTCTGTTAGCGGTAAACACTACGGCTTCATGATGGACGTTGGTAACGAGTATTACATGCAGTCCTTCTTATCAGCTTACGGCGGTTATGTATTTGGTAAGAACAACACTGATCCAACTGATTTAGGTTTGTCTGGTGCTCCTGCTGCTAAGACCGCTGACTTTGTGAATCAAATGCATGCGATTTTACCGCTTAACCAATCCAGTATCACGTCGAACGTTATGACGTCAATGTTCGATACAAATAAATTGATGTTTTATGTAGACGGTCCTTGGGCAATTGCCGGTCATACACAAAACAAAGTGA
This region includes:
- a CDS encoding alpha-amylase family glycosyl hydrolase — translated: MKKRLWTACFSICLSLVMLTGCATGASQSAPKSKGAQAAAVKAPVFTETDFAPNSSHDIYYEIFVRSFADSNGDGIGDLKGITEKLSYLKKLGVQGIWLTPIFESPSYHGYDVTDYYKINPDFGTEADLKNLVSKAHQMGIKVLLDLVVNHTSDQNPWFKKALADDPTYKNYYIWKKPADSLDQQGDWGEQVWQTNGDQVYEGVFDKSMPDLNYDNPVVRQQVIKIGQYWLKNDGVDGYRLDAAMHIYSNWQYPDAAEKNAQWWTEFYDAMKQVNPKTYLVGEVWDDPTVIAPYLKSALTSGFNFDLSTQILDAAKSESDNGLVSRLEAIRSLYAKQNSDFKDSTFITNHDMDRTMSQLNDNVNDAKMAASLLLTLPGNPFIYYGEEIGMQGSGPDEAKREPFIWSSDPNDKTTTSWEPTGVNDTGKIALNVEEKDPNSMYNWYKNLIYARRSSPILMDGELQDTNYTVDGLITFKRVLNQKSLLVLTNMTGKAKSLKLSKEDRSYKNVYFETSKKVKTGKTISLPAYSTVILSP
- a CDS encoding maltose ABC transporter substrate-binding protein, translating into MNLQKTVKVLASGFIAVTLLAACGSNSTSKSSETSTKAKDTTKTAQTAEVKPEDGAKLTVWYDDGDKGWATSIANQFTKKYGVKVTLQQVASTDAPAKMEKDASAGIGADVFVAPHDHTGEMASQGILYQNMDPDYYKKNDISAAVTGVSTNDKDGKYTMYGYPLSVETYALFYNKELMKKEGITSVPTTWTELFADAKKFNDDTSVSGKHYGFMMDVGNEYYMQSFLSAYGGYVFGKNNTDPTDLGLSGAPAAKTADFVNQMHAILPLNQSSITSNVMTSMFDTNKLMFYVDGPWAIAGHTQNKVNFGVATLPKLDNGKYPQTFSGIKALYVNAYTKYPKAAYLYAKLASSPDALALRYKDDSQIPVANSLINSSDIKSNPNVQAILKQAQLSAVPMPNIPQMQAVWTPMGTAFVTAWNKPDGKVPFEKAEAQIQTAIKAETK